Proteins from a genomic interval of Papaver somniferum cultivar HN1 chromosome 4, ASM357369v1, whole genome shotgun sequence:
- the LOC113274566 gene encoding bifunctional 3-dehydroquinate dehydratase/shikimate dehydrogenase, chloroplastic-like isoform X3 — MNNGGGGGMGTNSTLICAPIMGKTIDEMFIDMAKAKEIGVDIVEIRLDYLSIFHPRKDLQILIQNCTMLTLFTYRPKWEGGEFEGHDSIRLEALKYAMELGADYIDVELQVAHEFISSLDEKTRGKSKIIVSSHNYHATPSVEEIGDLVARIQSTGADIVKIATTAVDVTDVARMFQIIVHSQVSHVPFIGLVMTERGLISRLLCPKYGGYLTFGTLEEGVVSAPGQPTIKDLLDKYNLRHIGPDTKVFGIIGKPVGHSKSPLLFNKAFKSVGFNGVYVPFLVDDLAKFLATYASADFAGFSCTIPHKEAALQCCDEVDPIAKLIGAVNTIVRRPSDGKLIGYNTDYIGAISAIEDGMRGSNKIYQGTGSPLAGKLFVVIGAGGAGKALAYGAKEKGARVVIANRTYERARELADLVGGEAVTLAQLETFRPEDGMILANTTSIGMQPKIEETPIPKHALGAYALVFDAVYTPKVTRLLLEAEESGATVVTGVEMFIGQAYEQYERFTGLPAPKELFRETMSKL, encoded by the exons ATGAATaacggaggaggaggaggaatggGAACAAATTCAACATTAATATGTGCTCCAATAATGGGGAAAACAATTGATGAGATGTTTATTGATATGGCTAAAGCTAAAGAAATTGGAGTTGATATTGTTGAGATTCGATTAGATTACTTATCCATTTTCCATCCTCGTAAAGATCTTCAAATCCTAATTCAAAATTGTACCATGTTGACTCTTTTCACATACAG ACCCAAATGGGAAGGTGGTGAGTTTGAAGGTCATGATAGCATTCGGCTCGAGGCACTTAAATATGCCATGGAACTGGGAGCTGATTATATTGATGTTGAGCTTCAG GTTGCGCATGAGTTTATTAGTTCGTTAGATGAGAAGACGCGTGGAAAGTCTAAAATTATTGTTTCTTCTCATAACTATCATGCCACTCCTTCAGTTGAGGAAATAGGCGATCTTGTGGCCAGAATACAATCTACTGGTGCTGACATAGTGAAGATTGCAACAACTGCTGTGGATGTCACAGATGTTGCTCGCATGTTTCAAATTATAGTGCATTCCCAAGTAAGCCAT GTTCCATTTATAGGGTTGGTAATGACTGAAAGGGGTTTGATCTCACGGTTACTTTGTCCTAAATATGGTGGATATCTCACTTTTGGTACTCTTGAAGAGGGAGTAGTATCAGCTCCTGGGCAACCAACAATCAAGGATTTGTTGGATAAATACAACCTCAGACACATAGGTCCTGATACAAAAGTATTTGGAATTATCGGGAAGCCTGTGGGTCATAGCAAAAGCCCTCTTTTGTTTAATAAAGCCTTTAAGTCTGTTGGTTTTAATGGAGTTTATGTGCCCTTTCTGGTGGATGACCTTGCAAAGTTTTTGGCTACATATGCATCTGCTGATTTTGCTGGATTCAGTTGTACGATtccacacaaggaagccgcactTCAATGCTGTGATGAGGTCGATCCAATTGCCAAGTTAATAGGAGCTGTTAATACCATTGTCAGGAGACCAAGTGATGGGAAGTTAATTGGTTACAACACGGACTATATTGGTGCTATTTCTGCCATAGAAGATGGGATGAGAGGTTCAAATAAAATTTACCAGGGAACTGGTTCACCCTTAGCAGGCAAATTGTTTGTAGTCATTGGAGCAGGTGGTGCAGGTAAGGCCCTTGCTTATGGTGCAAAGGAAAAGGGAGCAAGAGTTGTGATAGCCAACCGCACTTATGAGCGAGCCAGAGAACTAGCAGATTTGGTCGGAGGAGAAGCAGTTACTCTTGCTCAATTGGAAACTTTCCGTCCAGAGGATGGAATGATTCTTGCAAATACGACATCGATAGGGATGCAGCCGAAAATTGAAGAAACACCCATACCAAAGCATGCCCTAGGTGCTTATGCACTGGTTTTTGATGCCGTTTACACACCAAAAGTGACAAGACTCTTGCTGGAAGCAGAAGAATCCGGAGCGACAGTAGTTACTGGGGTAGAGATGTTCATCGGGCAGGCATATGAACAATATGAAAGGTTCACTGGTTTGCCAG CGCCTAAGGAACTCTTTAGGGAAACCATGTCTAAACTGTAA
- the LOC113273414 gene encoding acyl-coenzyme A thioesterase 8-like — translation MDIEQVIEFLAHVPLLQRLPGSSFAKIAEIAQFKHYNRGEFIVRVGDAGDGIYFIWEGVAEVQGSINDSEEFHEDRSEFQLKRHDCFGHGTDTSYHQAAVVALDKVTCLVLPNEYSTLLEPLSIWSATETEENSMIERILQLDPVEVNLFRGFTPPDAPQYAKCYGGQIIAQALAAAAKTVDHFKLVHSLHSYFLVGGDQNMPILYQVRRLRDGNSFATRSVDATQNGKIIFTLTASFQKEESGFEHQDIKMPCVPAPETLLRKEELRDRQLFDPRLPKNYRNKAAGRKYMNMPVDMRFCEPHTYTHQIKNPSSTMFWFKAWGKLSDDPALHRCVVTYISDYISLTVSLNPHRKRGLKPILLSLDHSVWFHRPFRADDWILAVIDGPSASGGRGFSQGRMFNRQGELIVTLIQEGVIRAAKPRPPVAKSNL, via the exons atggatattgaacaag TCATTGAGTTTTTAGCTCATGTTCCGTTGCTACAGCGGCTACCGGGTTCATCTTTTGCTAAGATCGCAGAAATAGCACAGTTCAAACATTACA ACCGGGGCGAGTTCATCGTTAGGGTGGGAGACGCCGGAGATGGAATTTACTTCATTTGGGAAGGGGTG GCTGAGGTTCAAGGATCTATCAACGATAGCGAAGAATTTCACGAAGATCGCTCCGAATTTCAATTGAAACGGCACGATTGTTTTGGCCACG GGACGGACACATCCTACCACCAGGCTGCTGTAGTTGCTTTAGATAAG GTTACCTGCTTGGTGTTGCCCAATGAGTATAGTACGTTGCTTGAGCCATTGTCAATCTGGAGTGCCACTGAAACTGAAGAGAACTCCATGATAGAACGCATACTGCAGTTGGACCCAGTTGAAGTAAATTTATTCCGTGGATTTACACCGCCTGATGCGCCACAGTATGCAAAGTGTTACGGAGGCCAGATCATTGCACAG GCATTGGCTGCAGCAGCAAAGACCGTTGATCATTTTAAACTTGTTCATAGTTTGCACAGTTATTTCCTGGTTGGCGGGGATCAAAACA TGCCAATTTTATATCAGGTTCGTCGTTTACGTGATGGAAATAGCTTCGCAACTCGAAGTGTAGATGCCACACAAAATGGGAAAATTATTTTCACATTGACTGCTTCATTTCAA AAGGAAGAAAGTGGGTTTGAACACCAGGATATAAAAATGCCATGTGTTCCTGCTCCAGAAACG CTTCTAAGGAAGGAAGAGCTGAGGGATAGACAACTTTTTGATCCTCGCCTTCCCAAGAATTATAGAAACAAGGCGGCTGGCAGAAAGTACATGAATATGCCAGTGGATATGAGGTTTTGTGAGCCACATACCTacacacaccaaataaaaaatccatCAAG TACAATGTTTTGGTTTAAAGCATGGGGGAAACTTTCAGATGATCCAGCTTTGCATCG ATGTGTGGTAACATATATTTCGGATTATATCAGTCTTACAGTAAGCTTAAATCCACATCGTAAAAGGGGTTTGAAGCCAATACTACTCAGTTTGGATCATTC GGTGTGGTTTCACAGGCCATTTAGAGCTGACGATTGGATTTTAGCTGTG ATTGATGGCCCATCTGCCAGTGGTGGCCGTGGATTCAGCCAAGGTCGTATGTTCAACAGGCAAGGAGAG CTTATTGTGACATTGATTCAAGAGGGTGTAATCAGGGCAGCAAAACCACGACCTCCAGTAGCCAAATCAAATTTGTAA
- the LOC113274566 gene encoding bifunctional 3-dehydroquinate dehydratase/shikimate dehydrogenase, chloroplastic-like isoform X1 has translation MESTSLSLSGIGMNNGGGGGMGTNSTLICAPIMGKTIDEMFIDMAKAKEIGVDIVEIRLDYLSIFHPRKDLQILIQNCTMLTLFTYRPKWEGGEFEGHDSIRLEALKYAMELGADYIDVELQVAHEFISSLDEKTRGKSKIIVSSHNYHATPSVEEIGDLVARIQSTGADIVKIATTAVDVTDVARMFQIIVHSQVSHVPFIGLVMTERGLISRLLCPKYGGYLTFGTLEEGVVSAPGQPTIKDLLDKYNLRHIGPDTKVFGIIGKPVGHSKSPLLFNKAFKSVGFNGVYVPFLVDDLAKFLATYASADFAGFSCTIPHKEAALQCCDEVDPIAKLIGAVNTIVRRPSDGKLIGYNTDYIGAISAIEDGMRGSNKIYQGTGSPLAGKLFVVIGAGGAGKALAYGAKEKGARVVIANRTYERARELADLVGGEAVTLAQLETFRPEDGMILANTTSIGMQPKIEETPIPKHALGAYALVFDAVYTPKVTRLLLEAEESGATVVTGVEMFIGQAYEQYERFTGLPAPKELFRETMSKL, from the exons ATGGAATCAACCAGTCTCTCT TTATCAGGTATTGGAATGAATaacggaggaggaggaggaatggGAACAAATTCAACATTAATATGTGCTCCAATAATGGGGAAAACAATTGATGAGATGTTTATTGATATGGCTAAAGCTAAAGAAATTGGAGTTGATATTGTTGAGATTCGATTAGATTACTTATCCATTTTCCATCCTCGTAAAGATCTTCAAATCCTAATTCAAAATTGTACCATGTTGACTCTTTTCACATACAG ACCCAAATGGGAAGGTGGTGAGTTTGAAGGTCATGATAGCATTCGGCTCGAGGCACTTAAATATGCCATGGAACTGGGAGCTGATTATATTGATGTTGAGCTTCAG GTTGCGCATGAGTTTATTAGTTCGTTAGATGAGAAGACGCGTGGAAAGTCTAAAATTATTGTTTCTTCTCATAACTATCATGCCACTCCTTCAGTTGAGGAAATAGGCGATCTTGTGGCCAGAATACAATCTACTGGTGCTGACATAGTGAAGATTGCAACAACTGCTGTGGATGTCACAGATGTTGCTCGCATGTTTCAAATTATAGTGCATTCCCAAGTAAGCCAT GTTCCATTTATAGGGTTGGTAATGACTGAAAGGGGTTTGATCTCACGGTTACTTTGTCCTAAATATGGTGGATATCTCACTTTTGGTACTCTTGAAGAGGGAGTAGTATCAGCTCCTGGGCAACCAACAATCAAGGATTTGTTGGATAAATACAACCTCAGACACATAGGTCCTGATACAAAAGTATTTGGAATTATCGGGAAGCCTGTGGGTCATAGCAAAAGCCCTCTTTTGTTTAATAAAGCCTTTAAGTCTGTTGGTTTTAATGGAGTTTATGTGCCCTTTCTGGTGGATGACCTTGCAAAGTTTTTGGCTACATATGCATCTGCTGATTTTGCTGGATTCAGTTGTACGATtccacacaaggaagccgcactTCAATGCTGTGATGAGGTCGATCCAATTGCCAAGTTAATAGGAGCTGTTAATACCATTGTCAGGAGACCAAGTGATGGGAAGTTAATTGGTTACAACACGGACTATATTGGTGCTATTTCTGCCATAGAAGATGGGATGAGAGGTTCAAATAAAATTTACCAGGGAACTGGTTCACCCTTAGCAGGCAAATTGTTTGTAGTCATTGGAGCAGGTGGTGCAGGTAAGGCCCTTGCTTATGGTGCAAAGGAAAAGGGAGCAAGAGTTGTGATAGCCAACCGCACTTATGAGCGAGCCAGAGAACTAGCAGATTTGGTCGGAGGAGAAGCAGTTACTCTTGCTCAATTGGAAACTTTCCGTCCAGAGGATGGAATGATTCTTGCAAATACGACATCGATAGGGATGCAGCCGAAAATTGAAGAAACACCCATACCAAAGCATGCCCTAGGTGCTTATGCACTGGTTTTTGATGCCGTTTACACACCAAAAGTGACAAGACTCTTGCTGGAAGCAGAAGAATCCGGAGCGACAGTAGTTACTGGGGTAGAGATGTTCATCGGGCAGGCATATGAACAATATGAAAGGTTCACTGGTTTGCCAG CGCCTAAGGAACTCTTTAGGGAAACCATGTCTAAACTGTAA
- the LOC113274566 gene encoding bifunctional 3-dehydroquinate dehydratase/shikimate dehydrogenase, chloroplastic-like isoform X2 produces MESTSLSLSGIGMNNGGGGGMGTNSTLICAPIMGKTIDEMFIDMAKAKEIGVDIVEIRLDYLSIFHPRKDLQILIQNCTMLTLFTYRPKWEGGEFEGHDSIRLEALKYAMELGADYIDVELQVAHEFISSLDEKTRGKSKIIVSSHNYHATPSVEEIGDLVARIQSTGADIVKIATTAVDVTDVARMFQIIVHSQVPFIGLVMTERGLISRLLCPKYGGYLTFGTLEEGVVSAPGQPTIKDLLDKYNLRHIGPDTKVFGIIGKPVGHSKSPLLFNKAFKSVGFNGVYVPFLVDDLAKFLATYASADFAGFSCTIPHKEAALQCCDEVDPIAKLIGAVNTIVRRPSDGKLIGYNTDYIGAISAIEDGMRGSNKIYQGTGSPLAGKLFVVIGAGGAGKALAYGAKEKGARVVIANRTYERARELADLVGGEAVTLAQLETFRPEDGMILANTTSIGMQPKIEETPIPKHALGAYALVFDAVYTPKVTRLLLEAEESGATVVTGVEMFIGQAYEQYERFTGLPAPKELFRETMSKL; encoded by the exons ATGGAATCAACCAGTCTCTCT TTATCAGGTATTGGAATGAATaacggaggaggaggaggaatggGAACAAATTCAACATTAATATGTGCTCCAATAATGGGGAAAACAATTGATGAGATGTTTATTGATATGGCTAAAGCTAAAGAAATTGGAGTTGATATTGTTGAGATTCGATTAGATTACTTATCCATTTTCCATCCTCGTAAAGATCTTCAAATCCTAATTCAAAATTGTACCATGTTGACTCTTTTCACATACAG ACCCAAATGGGAAGGTGGTGAGTTTGAAGGTCATGATAGCATTCGGCTCGAGGCACTTAAATATGCCATGGAACTGGGAGCTGATTATATTGATGTTGAGCTTCAG GTTGCGCATGAGTTTATTAGTTCGTTAGATGAGAAGACGCGTGGAAAGTCTAAAATTATTGTTTCTTCTCATAACTATCATGCCACTCCTTCAGTTGAGGAAATAGGCGATCTTGTGGCCAGAATACAATCTACTGGTGCTGACATAGTGAAGATTGCAACAACTGCTGTGGATGTCACAGATGTTGCTCGCATGTTTCAAATTATAGTGCATTCCCAA GTTCCATTTATAGGGTTGGTAATGACTGAAAGGGGTTTGATCTCACGGTTACTTTGTCCTAAATATGGTGGATATCTCACTTTTGGTACTCTTGAAGAGGGAGTAGTATCAGCTCCTGGGCAACCAACAATCAAGGATTTGTTGGATAAATACAACCTCAGACACATAGGTCCTGATACAAAAGTATTTGGAATTATCGGGAAGCCTGTGGGTCATAGCAAAAGCCCTCTTTTGTTTAATAAAGCCTTTAAGTCTGTTGGTTTTAATGGAGTTTATGTGCCCTTTCTGGTGGATGACCTTGCAAAGTTTTTGGCTACATATGCATCTGCTGATTTTGCTGGATTCAGTTGTACGATtccacacaaggaagccgcactTCAATGCTGTGATGAGGTCGATCCAATTGCCAAGTTAATAGGAGCTGTTAATACCATTGTCAGGAGACCAAGTGATGGGAAGTTAATTGGTTACAACACGGACTATATTGGTGCTATTTCTGCCATAGAAGATGGGATGAGAGGTTCAAATAAAATTTACCAGGGAACTGGTTCACCCTTAGCAGGCAAATTGTTTGTAGTCATTGGAGCAGGTGGTGCAGGTAAGGCCCTTGCTTATGGTGCAAAGGAAAAGGGAGCAAGAGTTGTGATAGCCAACCGCACTTATGAGCGAGCCAGAGAACTAGCAGATTTGGTCGGAGGAGAAGCAGTTACTCTTGCTCAATTGGAAACTTTCCGTCCAGAGGATGGAATGATTCTTGCAAATACGACATCGATAGGGATGCAGCCGAAAATTGAAGAAACACCCATACCAAAGCATGCCCTAGGTGCTTATGCACTGGTTTTTGATGCCGTTTACACACCAAAAGTGACAAGACTCTTGCTGGAAGCAGAAGAATCCGGAGCGACAGTAGTTACTGGGGTAGAGATGTTCATCGGGCAGGCATATGAACAATATGAAAGGTTCACTGGTTTGCCAG CGCCTAAGGAACTCTTTAGGGAAACCATGTCTAAACTGTAA